The following proteins come from a genomic window of Myroides odoratus DSM 2801:
- the purL gene encoding phosphoribosylformylglycinamidine synthase gives MIYFFENPSKKFYAVQVENALSIEDIQKLNWLFGNAKHLDQKVINSQFIGPRATMITPWSTNAVEITQNMGINGIIRIEEFFEANQEAFDPMLSQVFELLDQDIFAINIQPEPIIYIEDIAKYNQEEGLALNEEEITYLEDLAQKIGRKLTDSEVFGFSQVNSEHCRHKIFNGTFVIDGEEKPTSLFKLIKKTSETHPNDIVSAYKDNVAFVKGPRVTQFAPLSADKPDFYAEKEFDSVISLKAETHNFPTTVEPFNGAATGSGGEIRDRLAGGQGSLPLAGTAIYMTSYSRLEENRPWEKAMDERAWLYQTPIDILIKASNGASDFGNKFGQPLITGSILTFEHEEDARKLGFDKVIMQAGGIGYGKLDQAKKHKPELGDQVVILGGENYRIGMGGAAVSSANTGAFGSGIELNAIQRSNPEMQKRAANAIRGLVEADHNPIVSIHDHGAGGHLNCLSELVEETGGHINLDQLPIGDPTLSAKETIGNESQERMGLVIGKKDMDTLERIAERERAPMYTVGEITNDHRFTIESAKTGAKPMDFAIEEMFGSSPKTIMADQIIERIYADLDYAVENVDTYLTQLLQLEAVASKDWLTNKVDRCVGGRVAKQQCTGPLQLPLNNLGAMALDYKGKEGIATTVGHAPVVALVDPTAGSRNAIAEALSNIVWAPLKDQMKGISLSANWMWACNNPGEDARLYEAVQACSDFAIELGINIPTGKDSLSMKQKYPNDEVIAPGTVIISAAANCTDITKIVEPTLKKNAGSIYYIRLSQDDFKLGGSSFAQILNKIGHEVPTIQDAAYFKKAFNAVQDLVQDNQIAAGHDIGSGGLITTLLEMTFADINLGARYDLTALNEKDTVKVLFNENIGLVIQAKNDETFEKAMNAAGVEATKIGTVLAEETVSFQNGTDSFSYSVPAIRDTWYKTSYLLDQKQTKNNKATERFNNYKNQPLQFAFPSQFDGKKPAIDASKPRPKAAIIREKGSNSEREVANAMFLAGFDVKDVHMTDLISGRETLEDIQFIGAVGGFSNSDVLGSAKGWAGAFMYNEKANTALKNFFARQDTLSVGICNGCQLFMELELINPEHAVHGKMLHNDSQKHESNFTSVTIQENNSIMLSTLAGSTLGVWISHGEGKFNLPEAESNYNIVAKYAYDSYPANPNGSDYNTAMMCDNTGRHLVMMPHIERSLFQWHWANYPEGRKDEVSPWMEAFVNARQWIEANQTK, from the coding sequence ATGATTTATTTCTTCGAAAACCCTTCGAAAAAGTTCTACGCTGTACAGGTGGAGAACGCTTTATCTATTGAAGATATTCAAAAACTAAATTGGCTTTTTGGCAACGCTAAACACTTAGATCAAAAAGTAATTAACAGTCAATTTATTGGTCCACGTGCTACCATGATTACACCTTGGAGTACCAATGCGGTTGAAATCACGCAAAACATGGGGATTAATGGAATTATTCGCATTGAGGAATTTTTTGAGGCTAACCAAGAAGCATTTGATCCGATGTTATCGCAAGTGTTTGAATTGTTAGATCAAGATATTTTTGCGATTAACATTCAACCAGAGCCAATCATTTACATTGAAGATATTGCGAAATACAACCAAGAAGAAGGATTAGCACTAAACGAAGAAGAGATTACCTATTTAGAAGATTTAGCTCAAAAAATAGGCCGTAAACTAACGGATTCAGAGGTTTTCGGTTTCTCACAAGTAAACTCAGAGCACTGTCGTCATAAGATATTTAACGGAACATTTGTAATTGATGGAGAAGAAAAACCAACTTCTTTATTCAAATTAATTAAGAAGACTTCAGAGACTCATCCAAATGATATTGTTTCTGCTTATAAAGATAATGTGGCTTTTGTAAAAGGACCACGTGTTACGCAGTTTGCTCCGTTATCCGCGGACAAACCGGATTTTTATGCAGAAAAAGAATTTGATTCTGTTATTTCATTAAAAGCGGAGACGCATAACTTCCCTACTACGGTAGAGCCATTTAATGGGGCAGCTACAGGTTCTGGAGGGGAAATTCGCGACCGTTTAGCTGGAGGACAAGGATCATTGCCTTTAGCGGGTACTGCAATCTACATGACTTCTTATTCTCGTTTAGAAGAGAATCGTCCTTGGGAAAAAGCCATGGATGAAAGAGCTTGGTTATACCAAACACCAATTGATATTTTAATCAAAGCTTCTAATGGAGCTTCTGATTTTGGAAATAAATTCGGACAACCGTTAATTACGGGGTCTATTTTAACTTTCGAACACGAGGAAGACGCGCGCAAACTTGGTTTTGACAAAGTGATTATGCAAGCTGGTGGTATCGGATACGGAAAGTTAGATCAAGCGAAAAAACACAAACCAGAACTCGGAGATCAAGTAGTCATCTTAGGAGGTGAAAACTACCGTATTGGTATGGGAGGAGCAGCAGTTTCTTCTGCAAATACGGGAGCATTCGGATCTGGAATTGAGTTGAATGCTATTCAACGTTCAAACCCTGAAATGCAAAAACGCGCAGCGAACGCGATTCGCGGTTTAGTTGAAGCAGACCACAACCCTATCGTGTCCATTCACGATCACGGTGCGGGTGGACACTTGAACTGTTTATCTGAATTAGTAGAAGAAACAGGAGGACATATCAATTTAGATCAGTTACCAATTGGAGATCCAACGCTTTCTGCTAAAGAAACAATCGGAAACGAATCTCAAGAAAGAATGGGATTGGTTATCGGTAAGAAAGATATGGATACGTTGGAGCGTATTGCGGAGAGAGAACGTGCACCTATGTACACGGTTGGTGAAATCACTAACGATCATCGCTTTACGATTGAATCTGCAAAAACAGGAGCTAAACCAATGGATTTTGCCATTGAAGAGATGTTCGGTAGTTCTCCAAAAACAATTATGGCAGATCAAATCATCGAGCGCATCTACGCTGATTTAGATTATGCTGTTGAAAATGTGGATACTTATTTAACTCAATTATTACAACTAGAAGCTGTTGCTTCTAAAGATTGGTTAACAAATAAAGTGGATCGTTGTGTGGGTGGTCGTGTGGCTAAACAACAATGTACAGGTCCATTACAATTACCATTGAATAACTTAGGAGCTATGGCTCTTGATTATAAAGGAAAAGAAGGAATTGCTACAACAGTTGGACATGCGCCAGTTGTTGCTTTAGTTGATCCTACTGCAGGAAGTAGAAATGCGATTGCAGAAGCGTTATCTAACATTGTTTGGGCTCCATTAAAAGACCAAATGAAAGGAATTTCTTTATCTGCAAACTGGATGTGGGCTTGTAATAACCCAGGGGAAGATGCTCGTTTATACGAAGCTGTACAAGCGTGTTCAGACTTCGCTATTGAATTAGGCATCAATATTCCAACGGGAAAAGATTCCTTATCTATGAAGCAAAAATACCCAAATGACGAGGTAATTGCTCCAGGAACGGTTATTATTTCTGCTGCTGCAAACTGTACAGATATTACGAAAATCGTAGAGCCAACATTAAAGAAAAATGCAGGTTCTATCTACTATATCCGTTTATCACAAGATGATTTCAAATTAGGAGGTTCATCATTTGCTCAGATTTTAAATAAAATCGGACACGAAGTACCAACAATTCAAGATGCAGCTTATTTCAAAAAAGCATTCAATGCCGTTCAGGACTTAGTGCAAGACAATCAAATTGCTGCTGGTCATGATATTGGAAGTGGTGGATTAATCACTACGCTTTTAGAAATGACATTTGCTGACATCAACTTGGGAGCTCGTTATGACTTAACTGCTTTAAATGAAAAAGATACAGTAAAAGTTCTTTTCAACGAAAATATCGGTTTAGTGATTCAAGCGAAAAACGACGAAACTTTCGAAAAAGCAATGAACGCTGCAGGTGTTGAAGCGACTAAAATCGGAACGGTTTTAGCTGAAGAAACGGTATCCTTCCAAAATGGAACTGACAGCTTTAGCTATAGTGTTCCAGCAATCCGCGATACATGGTATAAAACATCGTATTTGTTGGATCAAAAACAAACAAAAAACAACAAAGCGACTGAGCGCTTTAACAACTATAAAAACCAACCTTTACAGTTTGCTTTCCCCTCGCAATTTGACGGTAAGAAACCTGCAATTGATGCGTCTAAACCACGTCCAAAAGCAGCAATTATCCGCGAAAAAGGAAGTAACTCTGAAAGAGAAGTTGCCAACGCAATGTTCTTAGCAGGATTTGATGTGAAAGACGTTCATATGACGGATTTAATTTCAGGTCGAGAAACATTAGAAGATATCCAATTCATTGGAGCTGTTGGAGGTTTCTCTAACTCGGACGTATTAGGATCGGCAAAAGGATGGGCTGGTGCCTTCATGTACAATGAAAAAGCAAATACAGCATTGAAAAACTTCTTTGCACGTCAAGATACTTTATCAGTAGGTATTTGTAATGGTTGTCAGTTGTTTATGGAGTTGGAGTTAATTAATCCTGAGCATGCAGTGCACGGAAAAATGCTACACAACGATTCTCAAAAACACGAAAGTAACTTTACTTCTGTTACTATTCAAGAGAATAACTCAATCATGTTATCTACTTTAGCAGGTAGTACCTTAGGTGTTTGGATTTCACATGGCGAAGGTAAATTCAACTTACCAGAAGCAGAAAGCAACTATAATATTGTAGCAAAATACGCTTACGATAGCTATCCTGCGAATCCAAATGGTTCTGATTACAACACCGCTATGATGTGTGACAATACAGGACGTCACTTGGTTATGATGCCTCATATTGAGCGTTCATTGTTCCAATGGCATTGGGCGAATTACCCAGAAGGACGCAAAGACGAAGTTTCTCCTTGGATGGAAGCTTTTGTTAATGCACGTCAATGGATTGAAGCAAATCAAACAAAATAA
- a CDS encoding rhodanese-like domain-containing protein, with amino-acid sequence MLQWFKNIFGSSETKLSLATRVQEGAILIDVRTQGEYLSGSVNKAVNIPLDQLVAKSGRYSKETPLIVFCRSGMRSQQAKRVLEQLGYQNVYNGGGVRAVRNQLEE; translated from the coding sequence ATGTTACAGTGGTTTAAAAATATATTCGGCTCATCTGAGACAAAACTTTCTCTAGCAACACGAGTACAAGAAGGTGCTATATTGATTGACGTACGCACCCAAGGAGAATACCTCAGTGGGAGTGTAAATAAAGCAGTTAATATCCCCTTAGACCAATTGGTCGCTAAAAGTGGTAGATATAGCAAAGAAACGCCTTTAATTGTCTTTTGTAGAAGCGGTATGCGTAGCCAGCAAGCAAAAAGAGTATTAGAACAGCTGGGATACCAAAACGTATACAATGGAGGAGGAGTTCGCGCCGTGAGGAATCAATTAGAAGAATAA
- a CDS encoding nucleoside 2-deoxyribosyltransferase, which translates to MDKNKSDQTKNNQVYISCSFALRKALEPELQTMKEVLLSHQYQPWVFVEHYTFTAQQEKEMMQQAMQDIENSAFLLAETTDKGIGIGIEAGYAKALKKPVVYLRKETAEHSTTLSGLSDYQIIYQDTTDLANQLEEVIKALRKKKG; encoded by the coding sequence ATGGACAAAAATAAATCGGACCAAACCAAGAACAACCAAGTCTATATCTCATGTAGTTTTGCTTTACGAAAGGCATTAGAACCAGAATTGCAAACGATGAAAGAGGTGTTGTTGAGCCATCAATATCAACCCTGGGTATTTGTAGAGCACTATACATTTACGGCACAACAAGAAAAAGAAATGATGCAACAGGCGATGCAGGATATTGAAAATAGCGCATTTTTACTCGCAGAGACTACGGATAAAGGAATTGGTATAGGTATAGAGGCAGGATATGCAAAAGCCTTAAAGAAACCAGTTGTATATTTGAGAAAAGAAACGGCAGAACATTCTACGACGTTGTCGGGATTAAGTGATTATCAAATCATATATCAAGATACCACTGATTTAGCAAACCAATTAGAGGAAGTGATAAAGGCATTAAGGAAAAAGAAAGGATAA
- a CDS encoding RHS repeat domain-containing protein: MSVFLSVDPLAEDFPGWTPYHYVHNNPINLIDPTGMSAEQSGEGNPQKQPVKLGNIVDKAVAEMGTILDDIVINVQRGADKLASDWEKNKEKSGYNHFKNGVGLMYWQNSILGGYKIWGGGTEDNGRKKGSIIGMDKHINALDMPIIIGAGGASLSGFNSFFKGLSYGQSELGGFSGGVSLGEDVRDKYNILLFRGYNDSVPLSLDRQQFNNLDNGKFRDSIKENVLDFNGYIIRSNGKK, encoded by the coding sequence ATGAGTGTGTTTTTGAGTGTGGACCCGTTGGCGGAAGATTTTCCAGGTTGGACACCATATCATTATGTACACAACAATCCGATTAATTTGATTGACCCAACGGGGATGAGTGCGGAACAATCAGGAGAGGGAAATCCTCAAAAACAACCTGTTAAACTTGGAAATATTGTAGATAAGGCAGTGGCAGAAATGGGAACTATATTAGATGATATTGTAATTAATGTACAGCGAGGAGCCGATAAATTAGCTTCGGATTGGGAGAAGAATAAAGAGAAATCGGGGTATAACCATTTTAAAAACGGAGTTGGTTTAATGTATTGGCAAAACAGTATTTTAGGTGGTTATAAGATATGGGGTGGAGGAACAGAAGATAATGGACGTAAAAAAGGTAGTATTATTGGGATGGATAAACATATTAATGCTTTAGATATGCCAATTATTATAGGAGCAGGTGGAGCGAGTTTGTCTGGATTTAATAGTTTTTTTAAAGGACTGAGTTATGGGCAAAGTGAGTTAGGAGGGTTTAGTGGAGGTGTTTCTTTAGGAGAGGATGTAAGAGATAAATATAATATATTGCTTTTTAGAGGATATAATGATTCAGTTCCATTATCATTAGACAGGCAACAGTTTAATAATTTGGATAATGGTAAGTTTAGAGATTCAATTAAAGAGAATGTTTTAGATTTTAATGGCTATATAATTAGAAGTAATGGAAAAAAATAG
- a CDS encoding RHS repeat-associated core domain-containing protein — MSVFLSVDPLAEDFPGWTPYHYVHNNPINLIDPTGMKGEDWYMNNETKKVTWIDGSKNVKGHTNLGYSYSDQSYGENKTDHLVMDGSTRQITVNGNVIADFNKRGSNKQDGVMVWGMGADPMDSAIGRDRGQGSIEVGDSDVNAFYALMNKVLSYFKDEGIKRNTSEESVNILPMSTKSKSTTVSRSVYSVVKGDAYNKNRVHKAVKDTVINEGNEDFVKQLDKRDSIRVNSKIR, encoded by the coding sequence ATGAGTGTGTTTTTGAGTGTGGACCCGTTGGCGGAAGATTTTCCAGGTTGGACACCATACCATTATGTACACAACAATCCGATTAATTTGATTGACCCAACGGGGATGAAAGGAGAAGATTGGTATATGAATAATGAAACCAAAAAGGTTACTTGGATTGATGGAAGTAAAAATGTTAAAGGACATACTAATTTAGGATACAGTTATAGTGATCAAAGTTATGGGGAGAATAAAACTGACCATTTGGTAATGGATGGCTCAACTCGACAAATTACAGTAAATGGGAATGTTATTGCTGATTTTAATAAGAGAGGAAGTAATAAACAAGATGGTGTAATGGTTTGGGGAATGGGAGCAGACCCTATGGATAGTGCTATAGGAAGAGATAGGGGGCAAGGATCTATTGAAGTAGGAGATAGTGATGTAAATGCTTTTTATGCTTTAATGAATAAAGTATTGAGTTATTTTAAAGATGAAGGTATTAAAAGAAATACATCCGAAGAATCTGTAAATATTTTACCAATGTCCACCAAATCAAAAAGTACCACTGTGAGTAGATCGGTTTATTCAGTAGTTAAAGGGGATGCTTATAATAAAAATAGGGTACACAAAGCAGTAAAGGATACAGTAATTAATGAAGGAAATGAGGATTTTGTTAAACAATTAGATAAAAGAGATTCAATACGTGTTAATAGTAAAATAAGATAA